One genomic window of Meles meles chromosome 3, mMelMel3.1 paternal haplotype, whole genome shotgun sequence includes the following:
- the LOC123938636 gene encoding immunity-related GTPase family M protein 1-like isoform X1, giving the protein MSLELTQETVSLEPGWLVTLLIRDMTQANQSLHTPLSTSFTPALQYNTGWTVLPKATATNIEKALVEAKLLGVVSVAREILEIASSAPVRIAVTGDSGNGMSSFINALRGIGHEQEDSAPTGVVGTTQIPICYFSSHFPNVELWDLPGIGAGTQTLGNYLAEMQFSLYDLFIIIASEQFSMNLVKLAKAIQGQGKKFYIVWTKLDRDISTCTLSEERLLQNIRENIWETVQKEGVHKPIIFLVSSFDPLLNDFPELRDTLHRDISDIRYHCPLEKLSDTCEKVINDKMTSLQGQIASNSFQDVLGIQNADDLAECLMAYHLCFGVDDESLQQMAQSMGKPVEEYKAIMKSQDLHTVLTGDRILSFMNCNTASYLYSILRHIPFLGDTVLNYLRVWKHRHFLEIVAKDTRTIMKKILTDSII; this is encoded by the exons ATGAGCCTGGAACTCACCCAGGAAACGGTCTCACTGGAGCCAGGGTGGCTG GTCACTCTACTGATCAGAGACATGACACAGGCCAATCAATCCCTTCACACTCCATTGTCTACATCCTTCACCCCTGCTCTGCAGTACAATACAGGATGGACAGTCTTACCTAAGGCAACTGCCACAAACATTGAAAAGGCACTGGTAGAAGCGAAGTTGCTGGGGGTGGTCTCTGTGGCCAGGGAAATCCTGGAGATAGCATCCAGTGCCCCAGTGAGAATTGCTGTCACTGGGGACTCTGGCAATGGCATGTCTTCCTTCATCAATGCACTGAGGGGAATTGGGCATGAACAGGAAGACTCAGCTCCCACTGGGGTGGTGGGGACCACCCAGATTCCCATTTGCTacttttcctcccattttcccaATGTGGAGTTGTGGGACCTACCTGGAATAGGGGCAGGTACCCAAACCCTGGGGAACTATCTAGCGGAGATGCAGTTTAGTCTGTATGACCTCTTCATCATCATTGCATCAGAACAGTTCAGCATGAATCTCGTGAAGCTTGCCAAAGCCATCCAGGGACAGGGAAAGAAGTTCTACATTGTCTGGACCAAGCTGGACAGGGACATCAGCACATGTACCCTCTCAGAGGAACGACTCCTGCAGAATATCCGAGAGAATATTTGGGAAACTGTCCAAAAGGAGGGAGTGCACAAACCCATCATATTCCTGGTCTCCAGCTTTGACCCTTTATTGAATGACTTCCCAGAGCTTAGGGATACCTTGCACAGGGACATCTCTGATATCAGGTACCATTGTCCTTTAGAAAAACTGTCTGACACCTGTGAGAAGGTCATTAATGACAAAATGACCTCTTTGCAGGGGCAAATCGCTTCAAATTCTTTCCAGGACGTCCTTGGCATCCAGAATGCAGATGATCTGGCAGAGTGTCTGATGGCCTACCACTTGTGTTTTGGTGTGGATGATGAGTCTCTCCAGCAGATGGCCCAGAGTATGGGGAAACCTGTGGAGGAGTACAAGGCTATTATGAAGTCTCAGGATCTGCACACTGTCCTCACTGGGGACAGGATATTATCTTTCATGAATTGTAATACAGCCTCTTACTTATATTCAATTCTGAGACACATCCCATTCTTAGGTGATACTGTTCTCAACTACCTGAGAGTGTGGAAACACAGACACTTCCTTGAAATAGTTGCCAAGGACACCAGGACCATCATGAAGAAAATCCTCACAGACTCCATCATCTGA
- the LOC123938636 gene encoding immunity-related GTPase family M protein 1-like isoform X2 has product MTQANQSLHTPLSTSFTPALQYNTGWTVLPKATATNIEKALVEAKLLGVVSVAREILEIASSAPVRIAVTGDSGNGMSSFINALRGIGHEQEDSAPTGVVGTTQIPICYFSSHFPNVELWDLPGIGAGTQTLGNYLAEMQFSLYDLFIIIASEQFSMNLVKLAKAIQGQGKKFYIVWTKLDRDISTCTLSEERLLQNIRENIWETVQKEGVHKPIIFLVSSFDPLLNDFPELRDTLHRDISDIRYHCPLEKLSDTCEKVINDKMTSLQGQIASNSFQDVLGIQNADDLAECLMAYHLCFGVDDESLQQMAQSMGKPVEEYKAIMKSQDLHTVLTGDRILSFMNCNTASYLYSILRHIPFLGDTVLNYLRVWKHRHFLEIVAKDTRTIMKKILTDSII; this is encoded by the coding sequence ATGACACAGGCCAATCAATCCCTTCACACTCCATTGTCTACATCCTTCACCCCTGCTCTGCAGTACAATACAGGATGGACAGTCTTACCTAAGGCAACTGCCACAAACATTGAAAAGGCACTGGTAGAAGCGAAGTTGCTGGGGGTGGTCTCTGTGGCCAGGGAAATCCTGGAGATAGCATCCAGTGCCCCAGTGAGAATTGCTGTCACTGGGGACTCTGGCAATGGCATGTCTTCCTTCATCAATGCACTGAGGGGAATTGGGCATGAACAGGAAGACTCAGCTCCCACTGGGGTGGTGGGGACCACCCAGATTCCCATTTGCTacttttcctcccattttcccaATGTGGAGTTGTGGGACCTACCTGGAATAGGGGCAGGTACCCAAACCCTGGGGAACTATCTAGCGGAGATGCAGTTTAGTCTGTATGACCTCTTCATCATCATTGCATCAGAACAGTTCAGCATGAATCTCGTGAAGCTTGCCAAAGCCATCCAGGGACAGGGAAAGAAGTTCTACATTGTCTGGACCAAGCTGGACAGGGACATCAGCACATGTACCCTCTCAGAGGAACGACTCCTGCAGAATATCCGAGAGAATATTTGGGAAACTGTCCAAAAGGAGGGAGTGCACAAACCCATCATATTCCTGGTCTCCAGCTTTGACCCTTTATTGAATGACTTCCCAGAGCTTAGGGATACCTTGCACAGGGACATCTCTGATATCAGGTACCATTGTCCTTTAGAAAAACTGTCTGACACCTGTGAGAAGGTCATTAATGACAAAATGACCTCTTTGCAGGGGCAAATCGCTTCAAATTCTTTCCAGGACGTCCTTGGCATCCAGAATGCAGATGATCTGGCAGAGTGTCTGATGGCCTACCACTTGTGTTTTGGTGTGGATGATGAGTCTCTCCAGCAGATGGCCCAGAGTATGGGGAAACCTGTGGAGGAGTACAAGGCTATTATGAAGTCTCAGGATCTGCACACTGTCCTCACTGGGGACAGGATATTATCTTTCATGAATTGTAATACAGCCTCTTACTTATATTCAATTCTGAGACACATCCCATTCTTAGGTGATACTGTTCTCAACTACCTGAGAGTGTGGAAACACAGACACTTCCTTGAAATAGTTGCCAAGGACACCAGGACCATCATGAAGAAAATCCTCACAGACTCCATCATCTGA